A stretch of the Sulfurospirillum sp. UCH001 genome encodes the following:
- the pstC gene encoding phosphate ABC transporter permease subunit PstC, which translates to MLLFASLISVMTTFGILLSIIFEALHFFQTQSVSYFLFGLEWSPDTAFLEGAGRADAASAQAKFGAVPIFAGTFYITIMAMILAVPVGLMSAIFMSEYATPKLRAQVKPFLEILAGIPTVVYGFFAALTIAPAIVKFFALFGIEAQYQNALSCGIIMGVMIIPFISSLSDDVISSVPQNMRNGAYALGMNKAETIRFVVLPSAMPGIIASILLAVSRALGETMIVVMAAGLRPNLTWNPLEDMTTVTVKIVESLTGDQEFNNPLTLSAFALGFVLFVVTLIINIISVSTIRSFHRKYKVSTL; encoded by the coding sequence ATGTTACTCTTTGCTTCATTAATTTCCGTAATGACCACATTTGGGATTTTACTTTCCATCATTTTTGAAGCGTTGCATTTCTTTCAGACACAAAGTGTGAGCTACTTTTTATTTGGTTTGGAGTGGTCTCCTGACACAGCGTTTCTAGAAGGTGCTGGACGAGCTGACGCTGCAAGTGCGCAAGCAAAATTTGGCGCTGTGCCTATTTTTGCAGGAACATTTTACATCACCATTATGGCGATGATCTTAGCTGTTCCTGTAGGACTTATGTCGGCTATCTTTATGTCAGAGTACGCAACGCCTAAACTTAGGGCACAAGTGAAGCCTTTTTTAGAGATCTTAGCGGGAATCCCAACGGTCGTATATGGCTTCTTTGCAGCCCTTACCATCGCTCCTGCAATCGTGAAATTTTTTGCACTCTTTGGCATTGAAGCACAGTACCAAAACGCACTATCGTGTGGCATCATCATGGGTGTTATGATTATTCCTTTTATCTCTTCGCTTTCTGATGATGTCATCAGCTCTGTGCCACAAAATATGCGTAATGGTGCTTATGCCTTAGGAATGAATAAAGCAGAAACGATTCGGTTTGTTGTTTTACCTTCAGCGATGCCAGGCATTATTGCTTCTATCTTGTTAGCGGTTTCTCGCGCACTCGGTGAAACGATGATCGTTGTGATGGCAGCAGGTCTTAGACCAAATCTTACATGGAATCCACTGGAAGATATGACCACGGTTACTGTTAAAATCGTAGAATCCCTCACAGGCGATCAGGAGTTTAACAACCCACTGACACTTTCAGCATTTGCTTTAGGTTTTGTACTCTTTGTTGTGACGCTTATTATTAACATTATTTCAGTGAGTACCATCCGAAGTTTCCATAGAAAATACAAAGTTTCAACACTGTAA
- a CDS encoding methyl-accepting chemotaxis protein: MLQTIRAKLVFLLCVVLLGTASLGYLLISNTIKAKLAVEKVQTADEIAKHTDELIIHIREHQITFNPKAIEDYNKSYTDLLEHVKELEAILNKKENILLLAEIKKTAEELKNSTDERFALITKYASQINTPEFAQTPDGKRFETLTNQGREIFASLLEKADKLSNSIEKYENSILDQAKLIGSVMAVLIFIGASLIFWFVSNQIKSSINLSAKECEFIGNTKDLSHNIATQGNDEIAHMMKIVNTLLSQLRNAIDDAKRTALENAAVAEELSSTSLQIGKRTEDAAKEVDETVHATQAVASILKTSEESSQHSGKVIEHVADELGNASQEVLSVSSDLQNIVVSQTDLSSRLEHLDSEVTQVQQVLGVIADIAEQTNLLALNAAIEAARAGEHGRGFAVVADEVRKLAERTQKSLVESNATVAVIVQSVNTATEIMKKSAGEIQELGHRAENTQTLMLKTVETMNEAKTLALRTVKDAQAGSAKANEVMTRIHNIHQLSTTNARSVEEIASAAEHLSKLSDNLSHALATFKTA; this comes from the coding sequence ATGTTACAAACGATTCGAGCCAAACTCGTTTTTCTTTTATGTGTGGTTCTTTTAGGTACGGCTAGCCTTGGATATCTATTGATTTCAAATACCATAAAAGCAAAACTTGCTGTCGAAAAAGTTCAAACTGCTGATGAAATCGCAAAGCACACCGATGAGCTTATCATTCACATTAGAGAACATCAAATTACTTTTAATCCTAAAGCGATTGAGGATTATAATAAATCCTACACTGACCTTCTTGAACACGTCAAAGAACTTGAAGCTATATTAAATAAGAAAGAGAACATTTTGCTTCTTGCCGAGATCAAAAAGACTGCAGAAGAGCTTAAAAATTCTACCGATGAGCGCTTTGCACTTATTACAAAATACGCATCTCAAATCAACACACCTGAATTTGCTCAAACGCCAGATGGTAAGCGATTTGAGACATTGACCAATCAAGGACGTGAAATCTTTGCATCTCTTCTGGAAAAAGCAGATAAACTTTCAAATTCGATAGAGAAGTACGAAAATTCTATTCTTGATCAAGCAAAATTGATCGGCTCTGTTATGGCTGTTCTCATCTTTATAGGCGCAAGTTTGATCTTTTGGTTTGTTTCAAACCAAATCAAAAGTTCTATTAATCTTTCGGCAAAAGAGTGCGAATTCATTGGCAACACCAAAGATTTAAGCCACAATATCGCAACTCAAGGCAATGATGAAATCGCACATATGATGAAAATAGTCAATACCCTTCTCTCACAGCTACGCAATGCCATCGATGATGCAAAACGTACGGCGCTTGAAAATGCAGCCGTTGCGGAAGAGCTCTCTTCTACCTCACTTCAAATCGGTAAACGTACCGAAGATGCGGCAAAAGAGGTCGATGAAACTGTGCATGCTACACAAGCGGTTGCCTCCATTCTTAAAACCAGTGAAGAGAGTTCACAGCATTCAGGAAAAGTGATTGAGCATGTAGCGGATGAACTTGGCAATGCCTCACAAGAAGTCCTTTCTGTCTCTTCTGATCTTCAAAATATTGTTGTAAGTCAAACCGATTTATCAAGCCGTTTAGAGCATCTTGACAGTGAAGTAACGCAAGTTCAACAAGTGCTTGGCGTGATCGCCGATATTGCAGAACAAACCAACCTTCTTGCCCTTAATGCCGCCATTGAGGCAGCACGTGCAGGAGAACATGGACGTGGTTTCGCTGTTGTTGCAGATGAAGTACGAAAGTTAGCTGAGCGTACACAAAAAAGTCTTGTGGAAAGCAATGCAACCGTTGCCGTCATCGTCCAATCGGTCAATACGGCAACTGAGATTATGAAAAAAAGTGCTGGAGAGATCCAAGAGCTTGGACATCGCGCTGAAAATACGCAAACATTGATGCTAAAAACCGTTGAAACTATGAATGAAGCTAAAACCTTAGCACTGCGCACGGTGAAAGATGCACAAGCAGGTAGTGCAAAAGCTAACGAAGTGATGACGCGCATTCATAACATTCATCAACTCTCCACAACCAATGCAAGAAGCGTAGAAGAGATCGCTAGTGCGGCAGAGCACCTCTCCAAACTCTCCGACAATCTCAGCCATGCACTTGCTACGTTTAAAACGGCATAA
- a CDS encoding lysophospholipid acyltransferase family protein: MVDVEKTLSLKYPAIAYYPSMVRNFVIYLLKKLLHQEEINDFLTHGEAYRGFDFVEAVLEYFNFGYTVSNKDKANIPSSGRVIIVANHPLGALDALALISLIKEIRSDVKVLANDVLMQIEPLSGLLIPVDNLSGTAAKESIKKVYEALERDEALIVFPSGEVSRAHPTGIKDAKWKKGFLKFAQKSNSPLLPVFIDAKNSPLFYTLSMINKKLSTFLLAREMFKKRSKVISFKIGEMITYKTLQSSGFSETTLINLLKKHLYKISRGKKGIFTTQKAIAHPEECKAIRAELKKSTLLGQTSDGKKIYLYEFEAGSILMKEIGRLREFTFRKVEEGTGSKRDVDAFDKHYKHIVLWDDEELEVVGAYRIGEANYISEYFGVEGFYSQTLFEFSSEFSPYLHNSIELGRSFVQPRYWGTRALDYLWQGIGAYLFKNPHIRYMYGPVSLSDVYPKIAKNLIITFYALYFSGAEKLVSARNGFFMSKAEREEALMLFRGDDYKEDFATLKEQLSHMDLSVPTLYKQYTELCDEGGICFLDFNIDKEFANCVDSFILVDITKIKEAKKARYIKGE, from the coding sequence ATGGTCGATGTCGAAAAAACGTTAAGCCTCAAGTACCCCGCTATTGCCTATTACCCAAGTATGGTGAGAAATTTCGTTATTTATCTTTTAAAAAAGCTACTGCACCAAGAGGAGATAAACGATTTTTTGACGCATGGCGAGGCGTACAGAGGGTTTGATTTTGTGGAAGCGGTGCTGGAGTATTTTAACTTTGGCTACACCGTTTCCAATAAAGATAAAGCCAACATCCCTTCTTCTGGGCGTGTGATTATCGTGGCAAATCACCCTTTAGGAGCGCTTGATGCGTTAGCACTTATCTCACTCATCAAAGAGATACGTAGTGATGTCAAAGTTTTAGCCAACGACGTGCTCATGCAAATAGAGCCTTTAAGTGGGTTATTGATTCCTGTGGATAATCTCAGCGGAACAGCTGCCAAAGAGTCCATTAAAAAAGTCTATGAAGCGCTTGAACGAGACGAAGCGCTCATCGTTTTTCCTTCTGGCGAAGTTTCCCGTGCGCATCCTACGGGCATTAAGGATGCAAAATGGAAAAAAGGCTTTTTAAAATTTGCACAAAAGAGCAATTCGCCTCTTTTACCTGTTTTTATCGATGCCAAAAATTCACCGCTGTTTTATACACTCTCGATGATCAACAAAAAGCTCTCAACCTTTTTACTTGCGCGTGAGATGTTTAAGAAACGCTCTAAAGTGATTAGCTTTAAAATCGGTGAGATGATTACCTATAAAACGCTTCAAAGCTCTGGCTTTAGCGAGACAACACTCATCAATCTTCTCAAAAAGCACCTCTACAAAATCAGTCGAGGCAAAAAGGGCATCTTTACGACACAAAAAGCGATAGCTCATCCTGAAGAGTGTAAAGCCATACGCGCAGAACTTAAAAAATCGACGCTTTTAGGACAAACCAGCGATGGCAAAAAAATCTATCTTTATGAGTTCGAAGCAGGCTCGATTTTGATGAAAGAGATAGGGCGCTTGCGTGAGTTTACGTTTCGTAAAGTTGAAGAGGGAACAGGCTCTAAAAGAGATGTGGATGCGTTTGACAAGCACTATAAACACATCGTGCTTTGGGATGATGAAGAGCTTGAAGTCGTGGGAGCGTACCGCATTGGAGAAGCCAATTATATCAGTGAGTATTTTGGGGTGGAAGGGTTTTACTCTCAAACCTTATTTGAATTTTCTTCCGAGTTTTCGCCTTATTTGCATAACTCCATCGAATTAGGACGTAGTTTTGTGCAACCACGTTATTGGGGAACTAGAGCGCTGGATTATCTTTGGCAGGGGATTGGGGCGTATCTGTTTAAAAACCCGCATATTCGCTATATGTACGGACCAGTAAGCCTCAGCGATGTCTATCCAAAAATCGCGAAAAATCTAATCATCACCTTTTATGCGCTCTATTTTAGTGGCGCTGAAAAACTAGTCAGTGCGCGCAATGGCTTTTTTATGAGTAAAGCGGAGCGTGAAGAAGCATTGATGCTCTTTAGAGGAGATGATTATAAAGAGGACTTTGCTACGCTAAAAGAGCAACTCTCACACATGGATTTGAGTGTGCCAACGCTGTATAAACAGTACACGGAGTTGTGCGATGAGGGCGGCATCTGCTTTTTAGACTTCAACATCGACAAAGAGTTTGCTAACTGTGTCGATAGTTTTATCTTGGTGGACATCACCAAAATAAAAGAGGCGAAAAAAGCGCGGTATATCAAAGGAGAGTAA
- the pstA gene encoding phosphate ABC transporter permease PstA, with protein sequence MKAPNDNYFYIPQIKRRNQKAAIFKYLTVLAIVFSISFLVFFLVDIVRAGYPAFTQTYIKIEVSINDEVVENPYGAVNGKQLKIISRAWLRDLPLLIKANPSWINTKQEFWALANSEVDQYLKGKESRTSERDRAYVDELKNDGKVELKFNTLFLLSGDSKIPENSGIYSAIIGSLLTMIVTIAIAFPIGVMTAIYLEEFAPENKLTHIIEVNINNLAAIPSILFGLLGLAIFINFFGVPRSSPLVGGMTLALMSLPVIIVSSKAALKSVPASIRQAGFGLGLTKWQIVRDHVLPVAMPGILTGSIISIARAIGETAPLIIVGMIAFVPDAATSFSDAATVLPAQIFTWAGMPEKAYLERTAAAIVVLLVLLLSLNAVAIYLRKKFERKW encoded by the coding sequence GTGAAAGCACCAAACGATAACTATTTTTATATTCCACAGATTAAAAGACGCAACCAGAAAGCGGCTATTTTTAAGTACCTCACAGTACTTGCTATTGTCTTTTCTATCTCTTTTTTGGTCTTCTTTTTGGTGGATATTGTACGCGCAGGCTATCCTGCTTTTACGCAAACTTATATTAAAATTGAGGTCTCTATTAACGATGAAGTGGTAGAAAACCCTTATGGTGCGGTAAATGGTAAGCAACTTAAAATCATCAGTCGTGCGTGGCTGAGAGATCTTCCTCTTTTGATTAAAGCAAATCCATCATGGATAAATACCAAACAAGAGTTTTGGGCATTGGCAAACTCTGAAGTTGACCAATATCTTAAAGGAAAAGAGTCTCGTACCTCTGAGCGAGATAGAGCGTATGTTGATGAGCTGAAAAATGATGGAAAAGTGGAGCTCAAATTCAACACGCTCTTTCTGCTCTCAGGCGATTCAAAAATCCCTGAAAACTCAGGTATTTATTCTGCGATTATCGGAAGTTTACTGACGATGATCGTCACAATTGCTATCGCGTTTCCTATCGGTGTTATGACTGCTATTTACCTCGAAGAGTTTGCGCCTGAAAACAAGCTCACCCATATTATTGAGGTGAACATCAACAATCTTGCGGCGATTCCTTCCATTTTGTTTGGTCTTTTAGGTTTGGCGATTTTTATTAACTTCTTTGGAGTACCAAGAAGCTCTCCATTGGTAGGTGGTATGACGTTAGCTTTGATGAGTTTACCTGTCATTATTGTTAGCTCAAAAGCAGCCCTTAAGTCTGTTCCTGCCAGTATTCGTCAAGCTGGTTTTGGGCTAGGACTTACCAAATGGCAAATTGTAAGAGACCATGTTTTACCTGTTGCAATGCCGGGTATTTTAACAGGTTCTATTATCTCTATTGCGCGTGCTATTGGCGAGACAGCACCACTCATCATCGTAGGAATGATCGCGTTTGTACCAGATGCAGCAACGAGCTTTAGTGACGCGGCAACTGTGCTTCCAGCACAAATCTTTACATGGGCAGGAATGCCTGAAAAAGCCTACTTGGAGCGAACAGCGGCAGCAATTGTCGTGTTGTTGGTGCTTTTGTTATCTCTTAATGCTGTAGCAATTTATTTACGAAAAAAATTTGAAAGAAAGTGGTAA
- a CDS encoding dioxygenase has product MSELMPSLFLGHGSPMNLVLENSFTESLESLSRELPTPKAILVISAHWYTNQTAVSISSGIAYETLYDFYGFPPALYELSYKSPSNNTLSKRIATLLDAPLVERGLDHGAWMPLYYLFPKASIPVIQLSINKNLPMISHVKIGEKLQALREEGIMIIGSGNVTHNLNMVDFYNINAPAVQWAKNVDTFIDNAFTTNDVDSLVRIETLCPDFKTAHPSLDHYLPLLYIAGSRMEHEHFRSIIPLFQNSSLSMRGFITE; this is encoded by the coding sequence ATGTCAGAACTCATGCCAAGCCTCTTTTTGGGGCATGGCTCACCTATGAATCTTGTGTTGGAAAACAGCTTCACAGAAAGCCTTGAGTCACTTTCTCGTGAACTTCCAACGCCAAAAGCCATTTTAGTGATTTCAGCACATTGGTACACTAATCAAACGGCTGTGAGCATAAGCTCTGGAATTGCGTATGAAACACTCTATGACTTTTATGGATTCCCGCCTGCATTGTATGAACTAAGCTATAAATCTCCTAGCAACAATACCCTCTCCAAACGCATCGCGACACTTTTAGATGCTCCTTTGGTTGAGAGAGGACTGGACCATGGTGCATGGATGCCTTTGTACTATCTTTTCCCAAAAGCGAGTATTCCTGTCATTCAACTAAGCATCAACAAAAACCTCCCTATGATCTCCCATGTTAAAATTGGGGAGAAACTTCAAGCGCTTAGAGAAGAAGGCATTATGATTATAGGCAGTGGCAATGTCACACACAATTTGAATATGGTTGATTTCTATAATATCAATGCGCCTGCTGTACAATGGGCAAAGAATGTGGATACATTTATTGATAACGCATTTACAACCAATGATGTCGATAGCCTTGTGAGAATTGAGACACTCTGTCCTGATTTTAAAACAGCCCATCCTTCATTGGACCACTATTTGCCACTGCTGTATATCGCAGGTTCTAGGATGGAGCATGAACACTTCCGTTCTATCATTCCACTTTTTCAAAACAGCTCTTTAAGTATGAGAGGGTTTATCACTGAGTAA
- a CDS encoding PstS family phosphate ABC transporter substrate-binding protein, translated as MTIKTCALSLLSVAALCSTAAARDQIKIVGSSTVYPFTSYVAEEFKAVTGNKTPVVESTGTGGGMKLFCAGAGLDTPDFTNASRPMKAEEFETCAKNGVTDITGMMVGFDGIAVAQSKTNGEIALSKEQLFLALAEEVPSKDGKSLIKNPYKTWNEIDAKLPNRKITVYGPPTTSGTRDSFDEMVMETASKKFDAYGDKKGKYKAIRQDGVYVPAGENDNLIVQKLTKDTAAFGIFGYSFLEENGDKINGAVVDGVACTSENISSGKYPISRSLYIYAKNSHRAEVKGMDEFFKLYVDDKMVGQKGVLKTIGLVPMTSEDLKKVQAAVLAKTKLTDEMVKKHTILP; from the coding sequence ATGACTATCAAAACATGCGCCTTGTCGCTTTTAAGTGTTGCCGCTTTGTGTTCGACTGCGGCTGCGAGAGATCAAATTAAAATTGTTGGATCTTCAACAGTATATCCTTTTACAAGTTATGTCGCAGAAGAGTTTAAAGCAGTTACTGGCAATAAAACCCCTGTCGTTGAGTCAACAGGAACAGGTGGCGGTATGAAGCTTTTTTGTGCAGGTGCTGGTCTTGATACCCCAGATTTTACCAATGCTTCACGCCCTATGAAAGCGGAAGAGTTTGAAACATGTGCTAAAAACGGTGTCACAGACATTACCGGAATGATGGTAGGTTTTGATGGTATTGCCGTAGCTCAGTCTAAAACAAATGGCGAAATTGCGTTAAGCAAAGAACAACTCTTTTTAGCGCTTGCTGAAGAAGTGCCAAGTAAAGATGGTAAATCATTGATTAAAAACCCGTATAAAACATGGAATGAGATCGATGCGAAATTGCCAAATAGAAAAATTACCGTTTATGGTCCTCCAACAACATCAGGTACAAGAGATTCTTTTGATGAGATGGTCATGGAGACTGCTTCTAAAAAATTTGATGCGTACGGCGATAAAAAAGGTAAATACAAAGCGATTCGTCAAGATGGTGTTTATGTACCAGCAGGCGAAAATGATAACTTAATCGTTCAAAAATTGACAAAAGATACAGCAGCATTTGGTATTTTTGGTTATAGCTTCCTTGAAGAGAATGGCGACAAAATCAATGGCGCAGTTGTCGATGGTGTAGCATGTACCTCTGAGAACATCTCAAGCGGAAAATACCCAATCTCAAGAAGTCTTTATATCTATGCTAAGAACTCTCACAGAGCAGAAGTTAAGGGTATGGATGAATTCTTTAAACTCTATGTTGATGACAAAATGGTAGGTCAAAAAGGTGTTCTAAAAACCATCGGTTTGGTTCCTATGACAAGTGAAGACCTCAAAAAAGTACAAGCGGCTGTTTTGGCTAAAACAAAACTAACCGATGAGATGGTTAAGAAACATACCATCTTACCTTAA
- a CDS encoding phosphate uptake regulator PhoU, with translation MLQKYEERLIEIKKMLVDLGAEITMASEKTLSGMESLDIARFESAKTLLKNIENQANAIDNEIVVTLALFGPEAKDLRKMVAYLKITNELVKIAENIRSFSKRMALHLQGDVPFVSLHEYSTHLCKTAIKAVTLAISTIEVADPETLEDTYRKVKVEESKSDDLYSILEKNILSDIAKMIDQSADFIQILSTMRKLERMADRSVNIVQLMIFARVGGEMKTY, from the coding sequence ATGCTTCAAAAATATGAAGAAAGACTCATAGAAATCAAAAAAATGCTCGTTGATTTGGGTGCTGAAATTACTATGGCAAGTGAAAAAACACTCAGCGGTATGGAGAGTTTGGACATTGCTCGTTTTGAGTCAGCGAAAACCCTTCTTAAAAACATTGAAAATCAAGCCAATGCGATTGACAATGAAATCGTTGTTACACTCGCTCTTTTTGGTCCAGAAGCAAAAGACTTGCGTAAAATGGTGGCCTATCTTAAAATCACCAATGAACTGGTAAAAATTGCTGAAAATATCCGAAGTTTTAGCAAACGTATGGCATTGCATCTTCAAGGCGATGTACCTTTTGTCTCATTGCATGAGTACTCAACACATCTGTGCAAAACTGCCATCAAAGCCGTTACTTTAGCCATTAGTACCATTGAAGTCGCTGATCCTGAAACACTGGAAGACACTTATAGAAAAGTCAAAGTCGAAGAGAGTAAAAGTGATGATTTGTATTCTATTTTAGAGAAAAACATCCTCAGCGATATTGCAAAAATGATCGACCAATCGGCTGATTTTATTCAGATTTTAAGTACCATGCGAAAGTTAGAGCGTATGGCAGATCGTAGCGTTAACATCGTACAACTCATGATCTTCGCACGCGTTGGCGGAGAGATGAAGACTTATTAG
- the pstB gene encoding phosphate ABC transporter ATP-binding protein PstB: MDREEGNVAKETVKIEVKNLNLFYGEKQALNSINMDIYTKKITALIGPSGCGKSTFLRCINRMNDLVLNCRVEGYIGIDGHDIYDKDIDVVAVRKRVGMVFQQPNPFPKSIYENIAYAPLMHDIVKKGKECDELVERALRGANLWEEVKDKLKDPGTALSGGQQQRLCIARAIAVEPDVILMDEPTSALDPISTEKIENLMLDLKKNYTIVIVTHNMQQAARIADYTAFFHMGNLIEYSDAKTLFVNPKEKKTEDYITGRFG; this comes from the coding sequence ATGGACCGCGAAGAGGGCAATGTTGCTAAAGAAACGGTCAAAATTGAAGTTAAAAATCTGAACCTTTTTTATGGCGAAAAACAAGCCTTAAACTCAATTAATATGGATATCTATACTAAAAAAATTACTGCACTCATTGGACCAAGTGGTTGTGGAAAGTCAACTTTTCTACGTTGTATCAACCGTATGAATGACCTTGTTTTGAATTGTCGTGTTGAAGGCTACATTGGTATCGATGGGCATGACATTTATGATAAAGACATCGACGTTGTTGCTGTTCGTAAGCGTGTAGGTATGGTGTTTCAACAACCAAATCCTTTTCCAAAAAGCATTTATGAAAACATCGCTTATGCCCCTTTGATGCACGACATCGTCAAAAAGGGCAAAGAGTGTGATGAGTTGGTTGAGAGGGCACTAAGAGGAGCTAATCTTTGGGAAGAGGTTAAAGATAAACTCAAAGACCCAGGTACGGCACTCTCTGGTGGGCAACAACAACGTTTATGTATCGCACGAGCGATTGCGGTTGAGCCAGATGTCATTTTGATGGATGAGCCAACGTCTGCGCTTGATCCTATTTCAACAGAGAAGATTGAAAATTTGATGTTGGATTTGAAGAAGAATTATACGATTGTTATCGTCACACACAACATGCAACAAGCCGCACGTATTGCTGATTATACGGCATTTTTCCATATGGGAAATCTCATTGAGTACTCTGATGCTAAAACACTCTTTGTTAATCCAAAA
- a CDS encoding methyl-accepting chemotaxis protein produces MFKTIRSKLILLFLIILMGIACLSYLLISNTSSAEVAVKKVQLIEKITRDTAELLMHSRGYQITFTPMFMEKSIEAQNALVKHLAEIEPILSSQKETTLYTEVKKGVDDFSYSTLPRFELLTKYKKAIETPEFLSSNDGKRFTELTNTGRDAFILISKKADELSKVIEEDEKEALAKARKLGIALALVVLVITNLSFWFVASQIKKSLEIATKECKYIGETKDLAHTIATNGEDEIATMMQTVNALLSQLRHAIDDAKRTALENAAVAEELSSTSMQIGKRTEETDQEVDQTVTTTKRVATILHASEENAGQAGAIMHSVSKELDTASTEVLAVSSDLQTIVVNQTDLSARLEQLNHEVSQVEQVLSVIADIAEQTNLLALNAAIEAARAGEHGRGFAVVADEVRKLAERTQKSLVESNSTVAVITQSVATSSELMKKNATEIQSLGMRAENTQHLMLKTVKNMNETATIAKGAAEEAKHGSIEANAMLERVNTIHKLTSTNARSVEEIASAAEHLAKLSTNLSHALSAFKTTA; encoded by the coding sequence ATGTTTAAAACCATTCGTTCTAAACTGATTTTATTGTTTTTGATCATTCTCATGGGCATTGCATGTTTGAGTTATCTACTCATTTCCAATACCTCTAGTGCTGAAGTCGCTGTCAAAAAAGTTCAGCTTATTGAGAAAATCACACGTGACACGGCTGAGCTGTTGATGCATTCTCGCGGGTATCAGATTACCTTTACACCTATGTTTATGGAAAAATCCATCGAAGCTCAAAATGCCCTTGTAAAACACCTTGCTGAAATAGAGCCTATACTCAGTTCTCAAAAAGAGACGACACTTTACACAGAGGTGAAAAAAGGTGTTGATGATTTTTCATACTCCACGCTACCTCGTTTTGAGCTTCTTACCAAATATAAAAAGGCCATCGAAACACCTGAATTTCTTTCATCCAATGATGGAAAACGCTTTACGGAACTTACCAATACAGGACGTGATGCGTTTATACTCATCTCAAAAAAAGCCGATGAACTCTCTAAAGTCATCGAAGAAGATGAAAAAGAGGCATTAGCGAAAGCTCGAAAATTAGGGATTGCTCTTGCATTAGTAGTGCTTGTGATTACCAATCTTTCATTTTGGTTTGTTGCATCCCAGATTAAAAAATCTTTGGAAATTGCGACAAAAGAGTGCAAGTACATCGGTGAAACCAAAGACTTGGCACACACCATTGCGACCAATGGCGAAGATGAAATTGCAACGATGATGCAAACCGTAAATGCCCTGCTCTCTCAACTACGCCATGCCATCGATGACGCTAAACGCACCGCCTTAGAAAATGCAGCAGTCGCGGAAGAGCTTTCCTCTACTTCTATGCAAATAGGAAAGCGTACAGAAGAAACCGACCAAGAGGTCGACCAAACTGTAACGACGACCAAAAGAGTTGCTACTATTTTGCATGCCAGTGAAGAAAATGCTGGACAAGCAGGCGCTATCATGCACAGCGTTTCAAAAGAGCTCGATACCGCTTCTACAGAAGTGCTTGCCGTATCGTCTGATCTTCAAACCATCGTTGTCAATCAAACCGACCTTTCCGCTCGTTTGGAACAGCTCAACCACGAAGTTTCACAAGTTGAGCAAGTACTTTCAGTGATCGCTGATATCGCAGAGCAGACCAATTTATTGGCGCTCAATGCCGCCATTGAAGCTGCACGTGCGGGAGAACACGGACGTGGTTTTGCCGTGGTTGCTGATGAAGTACGAAAGTTGGCAGAACGTACCCAAAAAAGCCTGGTTGAGAGCAACTCCACCGTAGCCGTCATCACTCAGTCAGTTGCGACCTCATCTGAGCTTATGAAGAAAAATGCCACAGAAATTCAATCGCTTGGAATGAGAGCTGAAAACACGCAACACTTGATGCTAAAAACCGTTAAAAACATGAACGAAACGGCAACTATCGCCAAAGGTGCTGCAGAAGAAGCAAAGCATGGAAGTATTGAGGCCAATGCAATGTTGGAGAGGGTCAATACCATTCATAAACTCACTTCCACCAACGCGCGAAGTGTGGAAGAGATAGCCAGCGCGGCAGAACACCTCGCTAAACTCTCCACAAACCTTAGCCACGCCCTCTCTGCCTTTAAAACAACTGCCTGA